In Azospirillum ramasamyi, a single window of DNA contains:
- a CDS encoding linear amide C-N hydrolase: protein MVKLVRMLSEPYIDPEFKGQRTFAMKSRVGRVAALGLVAAFFATTLADDASACSRILSNTNGQANVVARTMDLYRSDAAKMVVYPRGLERVSKTGDGKPFTWASKLGSVAVTSFGAAASDGMNEKGLVANLLYLGDTRYEPRDSRPGLSNLLWAQYVLDNFASVKEAVEGLKDVQIVPVALDGKQWPLHLAISDAEGDSAIVEFVDGRMVVHQGKEFTVMTNEPPLETQLKNLRNYKSFGGLRPMPGDIDPESRFVRAASYLKTLPPARSVPEAIAGAQSIARTVAVPPGAKDTSGGGAEDAWPTLWFTLADSTNKTYFFHSASSPNLYWVDLTKIDFGSKASERAIDAYDRALVGDITQRLTNVP from the coding sequence ATGGTCAAGCTGGTGAGAATGCTGTCGGAACCTTACATCGATCCTGAATTCAAAGGACAAAGGACCTTTGCCATGAAAAGCAGAGTGGGTCGTGTTGCCGCACTTGGGCTTGTCGCCGCTTTCTTTGCAACAACACTGGCCGATGATGCATCGGCCTGCTCCCGTATCCTGTCGAATACGAATGGTCAAGCCAATGTCGTGGCCCGGACCATGGATCTGTACCGCTCGGATGCTGCGAAGATGGTCGTCTATCCGCGCGGATTGGAGAGGGTTTCGAAGACCGGGGACGGCAAGCCCTTCACCTGGGCGTCGAAACTGGGAAGCGTGGCCGTCACGTCGTTTGGAGCCGCGGCAAGCGACGGCATGAATGAAAAGGGGCTCGTGGCGAACCTGCTCTATCTTGGCGACACCCGATACGAGCCGCGTGACAGCCGGCCCGGACTGTCGAACCTGCTGTGGGCCCAATACGTGCTCGACAACTTTGCTTCCGTCAAGGAAGCGGTGGAAGGGTTGAAGGACGTTCAGATCGTTCCCGTTGCACTCGATGGCAAGCAATGGCCGCTTCACCTCGCGATATCGGATGCGGAGGGGGATTCAGCGATTGTCGAGTTCGTCGACGGCAGGATGGTCGTTCATCAGGGCAAAGAGTTTACCGTGATGACCAACGAGCCGCCGCTGGAGACTCAGCTCAAGAACCTGCGGAATTACAAGTCTTTCGGCGGCTTGAGGCCGATGCCGGGCGATATCGATCCGGAAAGCCGGTTTGTCCGGGCCGCTTCGTATTTGAAGACGTTGCCGCCAGCCAGGAGCGTGCCGGAAGCCATCGCCGGCGCTCAATCCATTGCCCGCACCGTAGCCGTCCCGCCGGGTGCCAAAGACACTTCCGGCGGCGGTGCCGAGGATGCATGGCCGACGCTGTGGTTCACGCTGGCTGACTCGACCAACAAGACCTACTTCTTCCACTCCGCCAGTTCTCCCAACCTCTACTGGGTTGATCTCACGAAGATCGACTTCGGGTCGAAAGCAAGCGAACGGGCCATCGACGCGTATGACCGGGCCCTTGTCGGGGACATCACGCAGCGCCTCACCAACGTCCCTTGA
- a CDS encoding tyrosine-type recombinase/integrase produces the protein MASDTAPVPALSQNQALDHLSELADKARAYARNAKAGNTQRAYAADWRHYSAWCLRRGVPPTPPNPQAIGLYLADLASETSPAGRRSRSAATVERRLSGLAWSFRQRGCPLDRGDRHIKEVLAGIRRSHGRPPVRKEALLAADLLRMLGCLPGDLRGVRDRAILLLGFAGGLRRSEIVGLDHGAGETDDGRGWVEVLEGGLVLHIRGKTGWREVEVGPGTTPLSCPVAALKSWMELGRIAHGPLFRRIARDGRRALTDRLSDKHVARLVQATALAAGIRGDLPEGERRQRFAGHSLRAGLATAAEAEERFVQRHLGHASAEMTRRYQRRRDRFRINLTRAAGL, from the coding sequence ATGGCCTCAGACACCGCCCCCGTTCCCGCCCTTTCCCAGAACCAAGCGCTCGACCACCTGTCGGAGCTGGCCGACAAGGCCCGCGCCTATGCCCGCAACGCCAAGGCCGGGAACACGCAGCGCGCCTACGCCGCCGACTGGCGCCACTACAGCGCCTGGTGTCTGCGCCGCGGCGTTCCTCCAACGCCACCCAACCCACAGGCGATCGGCCTCTACCTCGCCGATCTCGCTTCCGAGACCTCACCGGCGGGCCGGCGCTCCCGAAGCGCGGCGACGGTCGAGCGCCGGCTGTCCGGACTCGCCTGGAGCTTCCGCCAGCGGGGCTGCCCGCTCGACCGCGGCGACCGCCACATCAAGGAGGTGCTGGCCGGCATCCGCCGCAGCCACGGCCGCCCGCCCGTCCGGAAGGAGGCGCTGCTCGCAGCCGACCTGCTGCGCATGCTCGGCTGCCTGCCCGGCGATCTGCGCGGCGTGCGCGACCGCGCCATCCTGCTGCTCGGTTTTGCCGGCGGGCTGCGGCGCAGCGAGATCGTCGGTCTCGACCATGGCGCGGGGGAGACCGACGACGGCCGCGGCTGGGTCGAGGTGCTGGAGGGTGGGCTGGTCCTGCACATCCGCGGCAAGACCGGCTGGCGCGAGGTCGAGGTCGGGCCGGGAACCACGCCGCTGAGCTGCCCGGTGGCGGCGCTGAAGAGCTGGATGGAATTGGGCCGCATCGCCCATGGGCCGCTGTTCCGCCGCATCGCCCGCGACGGCAGGCGGGCCCTGACCGACCGGCTGTCCGACAAGCATGTCGCCCGCCTGGTGCAGGCGACGGCTCTTGCCGCCGGCATCCGCGGCGACCTGCCGGAGGGAGAGCGCCGTCAGCGCTTCGCCGGCCACTCCCTGCGCGCCGGGCTGGCCACCGCCGCCGAGGCGGAGGAACGCTTCGTCCAGCGCCATCTCGGTCATGCCTCGGCCGAGATGACCCGGCGCTACCAGCGCCGCCGCGACCGCTTCCGCATCAATCTCACCCGGGCCGCCGGCTTGTGA